Proteins from a single region of Flavobacterium sp. YJ01:
- a CDS encoding hydrolase — protein sequence MLKQENTGLILIDVQGKLAQIVNESEKLALNLEKLIRGCQILSIPIIWAEQNPKGLGATIPQLDRLLAHQKPIEKYSFNAFANETFQKAIIDSGKTQWLICGIEAHICVYQTAMGFLEHNFEVEIVADCISSRTKESIDIAVQKLQHKGIGITTLEMCLYELVRDSRREIFKEILTLIK from the coding sequence ATGCTAAAGCAAGAAAACACCGGATTAATTTTAATTGACGTTCAAGGAAAACTGGCTCAAATTGTAAACGAAAGCGAAAAATTAGCCTTAAATCTAGAAAAATTAATTCGTGGTTGTCAAATACTTTCAATTCCGATAATTTGGGCAGAGCAAAATCCGAAAGGACTTGGAGCAACGATTCCGCAATTAGATAGATTATTAGCTCATCAAAAACCAATTGAAAAATATAGTTTTAATGCATTTGCTAATGAAACTTTTCAGAAAGCGATTATTGATTCTGGTAAAACACAGTGGCTAATATGTGGCATAGAAGCACATATTTGTGTGTATCAAACTGCTATGGGATTTTTAGAACATAATTTTGAAGTAGAAATTGTGGCAGATTGCATTTCTTCAAGAACAAAAGAAAGTATTGATATTGCCGTGCAAAAACTTCAACATAAAGGAATAGGAATAACAACTCTTGAAATGTGTCTTTATGAACTTGTTAGAGACTCCAGACGAGAAATTTTTAAAGAAATTCTAACTTTAATCAAATAA
- a CDS encoding alpha/beta hydrolase: MKISSFLKMIVIPYIILTNMTMKSYAQTDYASDPHLTPAVKAFLKPLNAGGAPLESLPVPDARNVLVGAQNAFKVDLSGIEESEKEITSDGYKIKLNIVRPAGAKGKLPVFMFIHGGGWVLGDYPTHKRMVRDLTVLTGYVGVFVNYSLAPETKYPQPVNEVYAAAKWIAAHGSEINVDGSKLGIVGNSAGGNLATASALMAKEKGTPLYKVQILFWPVTDANFETESYKQYGKQRFLTDTLMQWMWNQYVDPSKRKEIYASPLQASLAQLKGLPPTLIQVAENDILRDEGEAYGRKLSDAGVVVTTVRYNDVIHDFGLLNGLAEIPQTKALFLQAAAELKKYLK; encoded by the coding sequence ATGAAAATATCAAGCTTTTTAAAAATGATCGTAATTCCATATATAATTTTAACCAATATGACTATGAAAAGTTATGCCCAAACAGATTATGCTTCAGATCCGCATTTAACGCCAGCCGTAAAAGCCTTTTTAAAACCTTTAAATGCTGGTGGCGCACCGTTAGAATCTCTTCCAGTTCCAGATGCGCGTAATGTTTTGGTTGGTGCGCAAAATGCTTTTAAAGTAGATTTATCTGGAATTGAAGAATCGGAAAAAGAAATTACATCAGACGGTTACAAAATCAAACTTAATATAGTTCGTCCTGCGGGTGCAAAAGGTAAACTTCCTGTTTTTATGTTCATTCACGGCGGCGGCTGGGTTTTAGGCGATTATCCGACACATAAAAGAATGGTTCGCGATTTGACTGTTCTTACTGGCTATGTTGGCGTTTTTGTCAATTATTCTTTAGCGCCAGAAACAAAATATCCGCAGCCTGTAAATGAAGTGTACGCAGCAGCAAAATGGATTGCAGCGCACGGAAGCGAAATTAATGTTGATGGAAGTAAATTAGGAATTGTTGGAAATAGTGCTGGCGGAAACCTTGCTACAGCAAGCGCTCTGATGGCGAAAGAAAAAGGAACTCCTTTATACAAAGTTCAAATTCTTTTCTGGCCAGTAACCGATGCCAATTTTGAAACAGAATCGTATAAACAATATGGCAAACAACGCTTTTTAACCGATACTTTAATGCAATGGATGTGGAATCAATATGTTGATCCTTCAAAAAGAAAAGAAATCTATGCTTCGCCATTGCAAGCCAGTTTAGCACAACTAAAAGGTTTGCCACCAACTTTAATTCAAGTCGCTGAAAATGACATTTTAAGAGATGAAGGAGAAGCTTACGGACGTAAATTAAGCGATGCAGGAGTTGTTGTTACAACGGTCCGTTACAATGACGTAATTCACGATTTTGGTTTGTTAAATGGTCTGGCAGAAATTCCGCAAACGAAAGCTTTATTTCTTCAAGCTGCCGCAGAACTTAAAAAATATTTGAAGTAA
- a CDS encoding alpha/beta hydrolase: MSKSKNIVLIHGNFVNDNTWAEWKQHYENKGYTVYTPANPGHEGNPAELRTKVHPDLTKTGFIDVVNNISRLIDSLPEKPLVIGHSMAGMAALKLVELGKAAAGVSIDGAPPKNVFPPFQTLKTVLPAFGFFSSKKYFMGSRDWYDYAFFNTIPETQRKIAFEKYAVPESYKVSRELVLNSFSNINFKKPHQPILFIGGGNDHIFPPNLTQTIAKKYRDNAGRVDLKIFDGKSHFICGEPGWESVADYILSWYEAL; this comes from the coding sequence ATGTCAAAATCAAAAAATATTGTGCTTATTCATGGAAACTTCGTCAACGACAATACGTGGGCAGAATGGAAACAGCATTATGAAAATAAGGGTTATACTGTTTACACGCCTGCAAACCCCGGACACGAAGGAAATCCTGCTGAATTGAGAACAAAAGTTCATCCAGATTTGACTAAAACCGGTTTTATAGATGTGGTAAATAATATTAGCAGATTAATAGATTCATTACCAGAAAAACCTTTAGTTATTGGTCATTCTATGGCTGGAATGGCTGCCTTAAAGTTAGTCGAATTAGGAAAAGCTGCCGCAGGAGTTAGTATTGATGGTGCACCTCCTAAAAACGTCTTTCCGCCATTTCAAACGTTAAAAACGGTATTGCCTGCTTTTGGTTTCTTCTCTTCCAAAAAATATTTTATGGGAAGTCGCGATTGGTATGATTATGCTTTTTTTAATACGATTCCAGAAACGCAGAGAAAAATTGCTTTTGAAAAGTATGCAGTCCCAGAAAGTTATAAAGTCAGTAGAGAATTGGTTTTAAATTCTTTTTCAAATATCAATTTCAAAAAGCCACATCAGCCCATTCTTTTTATCGGCGGCGGTAACGATCATATCTTTCCTCCCAACCTAACTCAAACAATTGCTAAAAAATATAGAGACAATGCTGGACGTGTAGATCTAAAAATATTTGACGGCAAAAGTCATTTTATTTGTGGAGAACCTGGATGGGAAAGTGTTGCGGACTATATTTTAAGTTGGTACGAAGCCTTATAA